Sequence from the Syngnathus acus chromosome 13, fSynAcu1.2, whole genome shotgun sequence genome:
TTCCGATATTGCTGTAAGCGCATACTGTAcctatgttgctgctgatgtcGCAATGATTACGTGGCACATAACAAAAATCCCTCAAAATGTCTCACAAGCCTGGACTTGTCATGTTAAGCCTTTTTAAGTCTGTAGAATTCTGCTTttaagttatttaaaaaaaaaaagtcaacgcCCTTACGCGCAACGATAAATGCATGAGACTTTGGGGAGATATAGTGACTGACTGCCACCATGGTTTTGTCGTCTTTTCGCTGATGTGTTTGTGAACTAGACATCTTATATCTTTATTGCAAAATATTTAGTGTACTTACCATTCTAATTGAAACGTGTTGAAATGGAATCTCTTGTTTTGTGCTTTGCAATCAAATAGGTTCCTTGCAAACGTAATCAAAAGTGATGAATACTTAATATTGGAATCAACTTCTACCAAACTGTGTTAAAATCCGAGTTGCAAACTTTAGTTGGTATCTTCTGAGGAAGCATTCCCTACTGTATTGAGACAcgtgtaaacatttttaaaaatatttattcgcAGTGTTTGCACTGTCAACAAGGGGATTCTCTataccagtggtccccaaccttttttgcgccatgGACTGGTCActtgtcagaaatattttcgcgaaccggcctttatataaataaataatacatttatataaataaataatacatttataataaatatataaatacgatgaaataaaatgatacgactggcataaaaacaagtataaaggacataaaaataaaactcacgttacgttgaattagtgggagcactgagcttgtttcacAGAAatgagccggtcccatctaggcgtaatcggagacaatgacacccgaagtggttaaggtttgtcttttaatgcaggatgcttggtctccatgtgccgaagcagttttgaaggcttcattgcctcgttagctagcctgtcgccacatattatgcagagtgggcttggcgcgtcagtcatctgtggcgataaatccatattttaagtaggactccagaaattttcttttaagtgcagctttccttttcttagaagtcgtagcctcttcttcttccgtctcctcattgggcttttttccctttccgaagaagctttccaaacatctttgtttcttgctcatatttgcttgcttcTCGCGctcgactgaggtgacatgtcacgtgaccgagacgagcgtcttgacctgaaccgacggatgtaattgggagagaatcggcaattttgtttatatttttcaaaataaattcttactcatttttgctagctttgcaaGCTcaactggggaaacatgtcacatgaccgggacgagcgtcttgacctgaattaattgatcgtcgattaaaaaaaaaaaaaaaaaaaattctgtgcggcttggcggcccaagtgacccacggaccggtaccggtctgcagaccggtggttggggacccctgctcTATACAGTTTGCATGCTTTTTCACTTTACAGTACTTCATTGTCACTCTTCAGACTGGTCTTGGTGTAGCTTTGACCCACTTCCTGATAACTAAATATCAGAGCTGCATTGTTTATGCGCCTCTTTTTTTCCGTGTTGTTTGTGTAGGGTTAATGGCACACTTGccaataatatattttttctaggTGACCTACAGAGTGATCCAGGTGTCCGACGGCCAGTTAGAGGGTCAAACAGATGGAGGTGCAGCAGTGAGTCTCGTCACCGGTTTCCCTGCAACCACACAGGCAGTCACACAGGTGAGCAAGCTCCATCCtattctttaaaaaacatgcttgactAATATTGCTTGTGGCAGTGAACAGGTGGAATCCAGTTGACTAATTTAAACGTCCACAGCAGTGAATGAATTGATTTGCATTacttcatttcttttccttttttaaattattaccTTTTGAAACCACAATGGTTGGCTTTGGTGGCTCCACTTTCTTTTCACAGATTAATTAGAAGCAGATCATGTTACATCAAACCACTGAGTACAGTCACTTTGTTTGTTCTGGAATTCAGTTCAATGCAGGTGATTTGACAGTTAGTGGGACAATTTCTTTGTGTTGTAATCAGTATTTCTTGGACACCAGGCTGTGTTCTCCCAGTCTGAAGGCCTTGAGGGAGATAGCACCACTGAGACACAGTACACGTATTACCCTGCCACCATTGCTGACGCCACAGCAGGGACCATGGTGACAACAGTGCAAGCATCTGACACTCTTCTCAGCCAGACTACACCTACAGGTAACAAAATGCTGTGTGCCATCTGTacgccaaaaacaaaaaaaaggcaataaatTAACAGTTTCCATGTgttacaaaatataaaatatttgcaaaatgcaaaaatcaaCCTGGTCGGTTGTTCTTTGATTCTTATGATTTTTGTTACAGGGCAGCTCTatgtgatgatgtcacccCAGGAGGTTTTGACAGGCTCCAGTCAAAGGACAATCGCACCTCGCACTCAACCATACATAGCGTACTTACATTATTATTTAGCACAATTTAAGTATAATTACCCATTATCTTACCATATAGCATGTTTTCTAGAAAACAAGAAGCTCCACGGGGTTCCAGGGATGAAAAACGGCGTGCACAGCACAACGAAGGTTATTAGAGGTTTTAACTGACAATTCAtacaaaagaagaaatcagAGAAAACACGCTTGCATCTCTCACCACAGTTGAGCGCAGACGTCGGGACAAAATCAATAACTGGATTGTGCAGCTGTCGAAGACGATACCAGACTGCAACATTGATTATACCAAGACGGGACAGGTGAACTGGGCTTTGTTACATTCAGACATTTAAGCACTCTACTTTCAGTTTGGGTATCATGATTTCATGTTAAATCGTCATTCCTCCCATTTTGTTTAGAGCAAAGGGGGAATTTTGTCCAAAGCTTGTGATTACATCAAGGAACTCCGACAGAGCAATCTGAAGTTGGGGGAAGATCTCGGCACACTTGATCGACTTAGGATTGACAATCAGCTTCTCCGACAAGAGGTATGTTGGTGTGAGAGCAAGACAGTCGAACAATTTAAAATCTAAACTTTTTCTGGAAAAATAGGACTCGAAATTTGAAGGCATCATGTGAAAAGGCACGCCAGCATTTCTAGTGTGATGTGAGTCTGCTATATATGTAACACAGCTCATGTTAAAAAATGGCATCACATTAAAATCTTGAGTGTTTTAATTTACCAATGGGGATAGTTTCTTAATTTACAATGCTCATAAAACTTGGGTTTATTCAGCTTTGTGTTAATGCTTACAGAATAAGAAAGGAAAGAGAGCAGAAGTGTCAATGGGTTTGAGACTGGCAAATGTTTGCCGTATTGTGAGCAGATTCTCATCTGGGTTCAAAGATAATTGTGATTAATGTTTACTGATAAAgataaaatgaatgatgaccatgaaagaaatgacaaaaagcagTATGGAAATTACTGCAACATCATTAATTGTTCACATTACACTACGACGATTGACAAACTAACAGAATGTACCaggcaagacgtgggtttggtgaCCGGCTcattatttcagaaaacaagagctcaacatatgTTTGTGTGCCCCATGCAAGTGCCCTGGATCGCTCCCCCATCATTTTAGTTTTGACTTATTTACAGAGTATTCTCCATTACTATTaatccaaatatttttcttctgttcAATTCATATAAAGTGACAAATCCGCCAAGTGGAGCCTGGTTTGCTATTGacatctctctttttttctcaggtaGAAGACTGGAAATCCAAGAATCAGATCCTAAGGAATGTGCTACGTCAGCATGGCATTGTGGGATCATCCAGTGCGGACCCGCAGTAAAAAGCCTTTGAGGAGCAGCTTTTGAAGACAACTCGCACACGGGCCAAAACAGTACTTGAAATGCTTTGACTGAGACATGTGAGGCTTGTCAAGTGTGCATGATACATAAGGAAATAATTGAATATTGTCCTAAATATTCAACCCGCTGTCCgaaaatgacacatttaatgtttttaaggTTTTAAAAGTACTTATTTTATGCCAAACTTTATTGCATTTAAAAGCGATGAACTGGTCATTGAATACTTTCCTCTTATAGCTATTAGCTCCAGTCACTGTAGAACGCTCCAGGTGATGACCAGTTTAAGGctttttcacactgcactttGCAACACGGTGTCGAAAAACTTATTTATTGTGACTGAATGTCGCATCGCACAAGGTGGGTGGGTGCCTGCTGATGTAACCCCAATGCCACTCTGAAATTGAAAAATCAAAGCCTGGCATAGTGATATCCATGTGGTAACAGCAGTACATCAGCAGGAAAAGCCTCGCTGTTTCTTTCTAGTACGGTACACAAGCACTTACAAACACGGACAAGCGTGCAGTAGTTCTTGCGCACTACCCCATTGCGAAGAAGAAACCAAGTGCAGCGTGAAAAGGCCAAAATGCGACGTTTACATTATGTTCCCGTGGCGACAGTGACGGTTTATATGGCAATATGGAAGGTTGCAATTTGTTTGATACGCCACATGGCCGGGGAGTTGAATTTCAATCAGCCTTGTTCACAAATATTCTCCAAAGTTTTCCATGTGTCTTCTGTAGAAAACCTGAGCAGAATGTAAAAGATGGGAGACCTTGATCAGAATGTGAAAACCATGAGGATAGGGGATATCCGGGACTGCCATCTGTGTTAGACAGCGGGCTGAACTGCTGTGCGTCTTTTGGACTCTTGGACTTGGCAACTTCTTCTACCCATGGCCCTACGTCATGGTTGCTGTGCTCAGCTGTGAGAAAACTTGATGGAGGAAAAAATGGACACAATTCCATGCTCTCCTATGTTTCAGGCAAATCCAGCTGCACTTGATGCTGAGAACATAGTGTAAACGTAGTATAACTTCTTGTTGCTCCTGTTTTCTTAATTTGCGTGGTTTACTGTCTCCAACTATTGTACATGTGTATTTTATCCATAGTTTATATTCCCTTTTGCtttgtattatttgtattaatcTTTTCCCATGCCATTTTATTTAGCCTCACCTTGGATTTTAAGTACATTGTAACAATGTAACAGAAAACATATATCTGAGGGCAGTTAAATCTTGATCATGTAGGTGGGCAACAAATAATGTGTACTGTTATGTTACTTTAACTTTTGTGCATTAAAGTTGCTTTCTAAATCAATTCCACATCCAGTACTATATTtagaatttttcttttgtagatGTGGTGGCGGAAGGTAAAGAACTTTACTCGTAGACTTGTATTAGAGGCCTGAGATGGGTGAGATAGTTAAAAATCTTTGTACCCTGTTTGGAATCTTAGTTTCATTAAAGTTATAATTTCCAACCCAAGGAAGTGGAATTGTTGGAGCAGGGCTGCATAAAATGCCTCAGATCAAGCCAATACATGACTTGGGGATGGCTTTAGTCACTCCCTCAAACATTTTACAATGATTAACTATGTAACTTATATTTGCATAAAAAGAATTATAAGATAGGAAAGATCCCTGGCTGGCAACTAAGTGCAGCACTGACCAAATCCCCTTTTCCAACCAAGTCTTGTCAAACAATGATTTGTATTTCATGGTAATGTATCTGTTGTTCCAAATTGGCTTATTATGTGGGGTGAGGTTATGATTGTACAAGtctccaaaataaaatggcctGTAGGTGAAACTGTGATAAGtttaaacatttgaacattGAAATCACACAGCGTGACGGCTTTGGGATAGAAAGAGAGCTTTTGAGACTTTTTGATGCAAGTCGGGAGAGACACGGCTCCAAACAATTAGAAATTGTCATCGTCGTGTCAACTGGGCGGTCGTGGAATATAATCCTGTGGTGGTTTAGCTACATTGACATATTGCTGTTCTGTCACTTAATGAGCACAGGTGCGACACAGTTTGAGAAGTTCCACTgggaaaatgcaaatgagctggCGTCAGcaatttcctttttatttgttttctggCTTTCAGCTCAAATATTCAAGAGCACAGTTGCTCGCCGATTGCAGTTTTTTCATCTCGAGGCACAATGTTGGAAACTGTGCAGATATGGCGGCGCTGGAacctatcccagcggtcatcgggcagtaggcgggggacaccctgaaccggttgccagccaatcgcaaggcCCACAtagatgaacaaccatccgcattcgcactcacacctaggggcaatttggacttctcaatcggcctaccaagcatgtttttgaggaaatcggagtgcccggagaaaacccacgcaggcagagggagaacatgcaaattccacaccggaggtggaatcatacccgcaccctccgaactgtgaggcggacgtgctaaccagtgcactaCCGAGCCGcctcatccattcatcatcctgacaatttgtcattttatacggaattatgtgaactTTTAGGTGTGACAATAACTCTTAGTCAGGACGTGAACTTGTGATCATGCTGCAATTAGCAATTTCATTAATTTTTGCCTATTTTCTGTGCCAAGCATttacgagagagagagatactttattattatgcaTTTGTTTATTCTTTTCAAATTCCATTCACTCTTTAGCACTGCcctagtgttttttttttaaatgtataaaaatggaaaaagatgagggaaaatacattttctattttagggtgtattcagaccagAAAAGTGCTTTAGTTAGTTATAATCTAACCCTGGTATGTTTGAAGAGGACCaaacaaagtgaaaatgaCATGAAAAACTAATTGGTTAGAATCTaaccatatcttttcattgtcaggcaaaacatttccctctgtccagaacattCACCAATGATCCAAGGCTGGCATCTAGCGTAAGGCACATATGGCGTCACAGCAAACCTAgacaaaacataagatataatcaagcaTTCAGCATTCTTAGACGCCCTTGGCAGTGTCCGTAATCtagaaaaacatcaggcatgcattgaaCAGTTCATTAAGGGTCATTCAGGAAATATACCAAAacatatttgttatttcaaagtgcacaaaaaatacatatcagatcatgaagttattataaaaacatttctcattaCCACTTAGTCCAtcacatataaaaaaatgtctagttatgtcttctttattgatttagtGTGCAGGtgtaattatatgcttaaaatgtttcttttattgatttaatgtgTGAATGTAGTAATTGTATGCTCATGTACTTTATTCAGTGAGGtgtgagcatatctgtttttgtagctagacGGGACGTTTTGGaacacattttcttcaacGTACAAGTGTCGCTGGTCGTTTCCGACGAGCGAGCGCCCTGGAAGATGTTTGGAACCTACCTGACTGTCTTCAGACTGCAGCAAGGATCCATTTGGACCTCCACCAAGGCCtgctttcctttctttccGTAATTATTGTTGTTCAGGTCTAGCTCTTGGAGGTGGAAGGGGTTGGACCGGAGAGCCTTGGCCAGTGAGACGCATCCTGGTGTGGTGATCATGCAGGACTTGAGCCTGCCGCAAAGGGAAACGCGGGTGGGCGAAGCCCAAGGTTCTTGGGTCGGCTGGCCTTCTGGCGCTTGACGGGATGGAGGAGAGACTTACCCGAGGACTTGCAAGGTACACTGCGGTTTTGCTAGTCCGCCGGCGAGGGCCTCCAGCCCGTCGTTGTACAAGAGGTTATAGCTGAGATCCAGATCCCTAAGGTTGCAGGGCGATCTTAGAACGGAGGCCAGCACCTcgcagcttttcttgctcagGTTGCAGCGCGAgagcctgagaagacaagaggaCGGCTGACACGGGCGGGCCAAGCCCAAGGTTCTTCAGCCAGCTGGTCGGCTGGCCTTCTGGCGCTTGACGGGATGGAGGAGAGACTTACCCGAGGACTTGCAAGGTACACTGCGGCTTTGCCAGTCCGGCAGCGAGTGCCTTCAGCCCATCGTCGTATAAGTCGTTGTAGCTGAGATCCAGATGCCTCAGGTTGCGAGGCAAGCCTAGAACGGAGGCCAGCATCTcgcagcttttcttgctcagTTTGCAGCCGTCGAGCCTGAGTAGACAAGAGGGCGGCTGACACAGGCAGGCCAACCCCAAGGTTCTTGGGCCGGCTGGCCTTCTGGTGCTCCACAGGGGTGGAGGAGAGCCTTACCTGAGGACTTGCAAGGTACACTGCGGCTTTCCCAGTCCAACGGCGAGCGTCTCCACCCCTTCGTTGTACAAGTCGTTGTCGCTGAGATGCAGTTCCCTCAGGTTGCAGAGTGAGCCTAGAACATAGGCCAGCCCCTGGCAGCCTTTCTTGCTCAGGTTGCAGTGCGAAagcctgagaagacaagaaGGCGGCTGACACGGGCTGGCAAAGCCCAAGGTTCTTGGGCCGGCTAGCCGCCTGGCCTTCTGGCACTCGACGGGGGTGGAGGAGACCCTTACCTGAGGACTTGCAAGGTACACTGCGGCTTTGCCAGTCCGTAAGTAAGCTCATAGAGCCCGTTGTCATACAATTTGTTGTCGCCAAGATCCAGATCCCTCAGGCTGCAGGACGAGCTTAGAATGGAGGCCAGCACTTCAcagcttttcttgctcagGTTGCAGTTGTTgagcctgagaagacaagagggcgGCTGATGCGGGCGGGCCACGCCCAAGTTTCTTGGGCTTTCTGGCGCTCGACGGGGTTGGAGAGCCTTACCCGAGGACTTGCAGGGTACACTGCGGTTTTGCCAGTCCAGTGGCGAGCGCCTCCAGCTTGTCGTCACACAAGTCGTTGTTGCTGAGATCCAGATGCCTCAGGTTGCAGGGCGAGCTTAGAACGGAGGCCAGCATCAAACagcttttcctgctcagtttgtagCCCGAGACCCTGagaagatagatagatagatagacggacggacggacggacggacggacggacggacggacggacggacggacggacggacggacagacagacagacagacaatatagcttaatattaataaaataacaaatagatcaaatgataaataacaaatacatcaaataaataaatcgatcaaataaataaataagtagaGGGCGGCTGACATGGGCGCAGACAGTTCAACGTGCTGGCTCGAGGGCACCTACACTGATTTTTGAGAAGCCTTGACCACCGGCAGCAGCATCAGGAGCCCCCTCTCGGATGCACAGTAATGCTTCAGGTCAAAGCAGCTCATGGCTTCGTTGGAAGCCCGTAAGACGAAGACCAGGGCCGACCACATGGCCGGAGATAGGTCCTCCGTGGACAAGTACCCCGAGCTTAGGTATTGTTGGATCTCCTCAAGCAGGGACTCGTCCTTCAGCTCGCTCAGGCAGTAGAACAAATTGATGTTCTCCTCGGGAGAGTTCTGCTCTATCTGTTGCTTGATCAAGCGGACCGTTCCTGCGCTGCTGTGTCTGGAGTTCTTTGGCGCCTTCAGCAGCTCACCCAGAAGGTCCTGGTTGCACTGCAAGGAGAGGCCCAACAGGAAGCGGAGGAACATGTCCAGGTTTCCGTCACTCTCTGAGGCTTTGTGGATGGCCGCCTCATGGACCCGAGTGAGCGGCGTCTTTCTAAAATGCATCCAGTGGTTTCCCAGCACGTTCTTGTTGTCCTGGAACAGGCTCATCATCACATACAGAGCGGCCAGATATTCCTGGATGGTCAGGTGGATGAACTGAAACATCGTGCGGCCTTGGTATTTCTTGAGCGGGGGTACCTCCTTGAAGACCTTGGTGAAGACTCCCGAGTATTTTGCGGCCGGCAGGTAATCCAAGCCGCTTTCCTGCAACTCTCTCTCGGTGAAGATCTGTTGATTTTTAATCAGGTGCTGAAAAGCAAGCTTTGCCATCGCTTTGACGTACTCGATGTGCTTCTGGCTCTCTCGCTCCTTGGACTTGTCCAGGTGATAGAGCAGGAACTCTGTGTACATCTCGGTCAGGGTTTTGggtagcccccccccctttccggTGTCCCGATAATCTTGGAGAACAGTGGCGGTGAGCCAGCAGAAGATGGGCATGTGGCACATGATGAAAATGGTGCGGGATTTCTGGATGTGCTTGATGATGTATTGCTCGTCAGGGAACCTCTTCCTGAAGTAGTCCACCCTCTGGGAGTCACTGAAGCCCTTCACCTCGGTTCTGCTGTCCACCAGGTGCGGTGGGATGTTGCTGGCCGCCTGGGGCCGCGTGGTGATCCAAACCCGTGCGCCGGGAAGCAGGTTACGCTTGATGAGATGCGCCAGGAGCACCTCCACGGGGTAGGCTTGGGTCACGTCCACGGCCACCTTGCGCCTGTCGCTCAGGTCCAGGTTGAGGCGGCACTCGTCCAGGCCGtccagcacaaacaaaatctTGATGTCGCTGCATTGGTAGTGGCACTTTCCCGAGTTCTGCAGCCTGGCAAAGATGTAGTCCAGCATCTTGTTGTCCTTGCTCTCCCAGATGGAGTGGTGGATGAGCTCTGCCAGCGAAAAGCTTTTCTCCTTCTCCAAGTTCAACTTGCGGAAGGTGAAAGGAAAGATGAAGTGCACGTCTCTGTTGGTTCTCCCGCTGGCCCAGTCCAGGACAAACTTGCGCACCAGGAAGCTTTTCCCGATGCCCGCGAAGCCCACGGTGACCATAGTGCGGATGGGCCTCTCGCTTCCGAAGATGTCGCACTCTTCAATGGACTCCTTGTCCTTATCGCACATTTCCATCTGAAGGACCTCATGCTGCTTGTTGGGAAGACCGTCGACGCCGCGGGTAATGTAGAGCTCGGTGTAGACGTCCTCCAGAAGCTTCTGCTGGCTGAGCTCCGTGTTGCTCTCAGGAGCGTTGAAGTAGCCCACCCGCAGGTTGTCTTGCAGCTCCATCTTGAATTCGCTGACCAGGTCGTCCACTGAGAAGACATGTGAGGGAGTAGAAGGAGATCCAGTGTCATAAATGTGTCTTTAGGCCTGGCCGCAAGCGTGCCGCACCAATGCTGCCGCTTCCACTCAAGGAGGCAAGTGAAGGAAGCAAGAGCTGTTGAGTGGCTCCGAGTTTCTTTCAGCCCTCCTCCTATTCGTTTGCATCATCTCAGAGTTATCAGGTAAGCTGCTTTCTGTAAGGCCCCCACCAGAAGCCAACATTGGCGTGCGGCGGCTTCACCTTACCTTTGATTTGCGCCACGTCGCTGCGCAGCTTCTGGGCCAGATTGTAGTTGTTGATCGTTTTCAGAATCTTGATGGTCTCCTCCACAGCGTTTTTGCCGTGCTTCTTCTCCAGCTGTTCGGCGATGTCCACGTGGTTTGCGTTGCGGTCGACGTCACCGGGGTGCATATGGAACTGGAAGTTTGTGAAGTCGTCCTGCTCCAGCTGCCTCAGCGTTCTCCACAGCAGCTCCTTGCTCTTGGTATCCAGAGCCATCTTTCTCGCATGGAGGATCCGTTCACTCCTCCGTCTGTAAGCAGGTGTCTGGCCGTGCGTGCGTCGCTGTCTTCCGACTTCTTATATGCCCGTACTGCAACTC
This genomic interval carries:
- the LOC119132186 gene encoding NACHT, LRR and PYD domains-containing protein 12-like isoform X1, whose translation is MALDTKSKELLWRTLRQLEQDDFTNFQFHMHPGDVDRNANHVDIAEQLEKKHGKNAVEETIKILKTINNYNLAQKLRSDVAQIKVDDLVSEFKMELQDNLRVGYFNAPESNTELSQQKLLEDVYTELYITRGVDGLPNKQHEVLQMEMCDKDKESIEECDIFGSERPIRTMVTVGFAGIGKSFLVRKFVLDWASGRTNRDVHFIFPFTFRKLNLEKEKSFSLAELIHHSIWESKDNKMLDYIFARLQNSGKCHYQCSDIKILFVLDGLDECRLNLDLSDRRKVAVDVTQAYPVEVLLAHLIKRNLLPGARVWITTRPQAASNIPPHLVDSRTEVKGFSDSQRVDYFRKRFPDEQYIIKHIQKSRTIFIMCHMPIFCWLTATVLQDYRDTGKGGGLPKTLTEMYTEFLLYHLDKSKERESQKHIEYVKAMAKLAFQHLIKNQQIFTERELQESGLDYLPAAKYSGVFTKVFKEVPPLKKYQGRTMFQFIHLTIQEYLAALYVMMSLFQDNKNVLGNHWMHFRKTPLTRVHEAAIHKASESDGNLDMFLRFLLGLSLQCNQDLLGELLKAPKNSRHSSAGTVRLIKQQIEQNSPEENINLFYCLSELKDESLLEEIQQYLSSGYLSTEDLSPAMWSALVFVLRASNEAMSCFDLKHYCASERGLLMLLPVVKASQKSVVSGYKLSRKSCLMLASVLSSPCNLRHLDLSNNDLCDDKLEALATGLAKPQCTLQVLGLNNCNLSKKSCEVLASILSSSCSLRDLDLGDNKLYDNGLYELTYGLAKPQCTLQVLRLSHCNLSKKGCQGLAYVLGSLCNLRELHLSDNDLYNEGVETLAVGLGKPQCTLQVLRLDGCKLSKKSCEMLASVLGLPRNLRHLDLSYNDLYDDGLKALAAGLAKPQCTLQVLGLSRCNLSKKSCEVLASVLRSPCNLRDLDLSYNLLYNDGLEALAGGLAKPQCTLQVLGLKSCMITTPGCVSLAKALRSNPFHLQELDLNNNNYGKKGKQALVEVQMDPCCSLKTVRFAVTPYVPYARCQPWIIGECSGQREMFCLTMKRYG